The stretch of DNA TGGTTTTCCGCAGGCAGGTCGGTGCGCTTAATGCGAACGTCTATGATCTCTATACCATATTCGGAAATGATCTCCGAAGCGCGCTTGGTCACCTTGTCCATGATGGCGATGCGTTCTTCGGATACGATCTGCGTAAGCGTGAACTGGCCGATGTATACCCGCAGCTGCGAATAGACGATATCTTCCAGACGCGCCTGCGCGCTGGGAATGGTCCGCACGGTCTGGTAGAACCGCAACGGGTCAACAATGCGCCAACGCACATAGTTGTCCATGACCAGTGCTTTTTTGTCCTGCGTAATGGCTTCCGCAGGCTGGGTGTCGTAGTCCAGCACGCGCGAATCGAGATAGATGACATTCTGCACGAAAGGCAGCTTGAAATGCAGTCCCGGTTCCAGAATGCCGCCCACGGGCTTGCCCAGTTGCAGCACAAGGGCGCGCTGTGTCTGATGCACGGTGAAGGCGGACTGGAAGAACACCACGATTGCCACACATACGCCTACAATGAGAAGGAGGGAACGATTGCTCATGGCTTATTCCCCTCCCTTCTTGGTGCGCACGGTTTTGTCCAGCGGCAGGTAGGGAACTATGCCGGAAAGGCCCTTGTCCGGCATGATGATCTTTTCAATTTCCGGGTTGGAAAGTATTTCTTCCATGGTTTCAAGATACATACGCTTTCTGGTAACGTCCTTGGCCTTGTTGTACTCTTCAAGGACGGCAGTGAAGCGGGCTGCTTCACCCTCTGCGTTGCGCACAACGGTTTCGCGGTACGCCTGCGCCTGGTTCACGACTTCGGCAGCGAGACCGCGTGCTTTGGGCAGCAGTTCGTTCCGGTAGGCTTCCGCCTCGTTAACGATTCGGCTGCGGTCCTCACGGGCGCTTGCCACGTCCTTGAAAGCGTCTATGACCTCGCGGGGGGGATGCACATTCTGCATCTGCACGGCTATGACACGCACGCCGATTCCGTAGCGGTCCAGAATGTTTTGCAGCAGGTCGCGGCATCTGTTCTGGATTTCTGTCTTGCCTTCGGTGAGGGCGTTATCAATCTGGTTGTACCCGATGATTTCGCGCATGGCGGCTTCTGCCGCGTTCTTCACTGTCCACGACTGCTGCGTGACGTTGAAGAGATAGGCTACAGGGTCGCTTATCTGGTACTGCACGATGAACTGAACATCTACGATGTTCTCGTCACCGGTGAGCATGTGCGACTCTTCCTTGACCGGACGGACTCCACCCTGTTGGGCGGCGGTGTTGCGGTCCACGGACCGGAAGCCCACCTCCACACGACGGATTTCCATAACGTTAGGTTTGTAAACGGATTCAATCGGGAACGGCATGTGATAGTGGGGGCCGGATTCCACGGTTCGGACATGTTCGCCGAAACGCAGCACCACGCCCACTTCCGCAGGTTCCACGATGAAGATGCCGGAAGCCAGCCAAAGAAAAAGCAGCACGCCGATTATGGCCTTGCCTGCGGGAAATTTGAGGTTCCGCAGCTTTTTCAGGCTTTCGCCAACAGGATCACCACCCGGTCCGCTGGGTGTCCAGCCGGGACCGGGGCCCTGTCCGCCGCCGGATTGCCTTTGCCGTTTTTCTTGCAGTTTTTCCCAATCCCAGTTCATAATGCATGAAAAGTATGGCAGTTGTTGCTTTTGGTCAAGCAGGAACACTTGAAAACCATGCGGTGACGGTCTTGAGACGCGCCGCGCAAACATCCGGGCAGCATCCATGAAACTTGTTTCCGAAACCGTATTCCGCGCCTATGATATACGTGGCGTTGTGGACCGTGATTTTGATGAAGAGTGGGTGGAATGTCTGGGCAAGGCGCTCGGTACGTTTTTCCTGCGCCGTAACCAGCAGGCTGCGGTGCTCGGACACGACTGCCGCCATTCCTCCCCCGCGTATCTGCGTGCTCTGACGGAAGGGCTGCTTTCCACCGGCGTGGACGTTATTTCGCTGGGCATGGTGGCCACGCCGCAACTGTATTTC from Desulfovibrio psychrotolerans encodes:
- the hflC gene encoding protease modulator HflC, whose protein sequence is MSNRSLLLIVGVCVAIVVFFQSAFTVHQTQRALVLQLGKPVGGILEPGLHFKLPFVQNVIYLDSRVLDYDTQPAEAITQDKKALVMDNYVRWRIVDPLRFYQTVRTIPSAQARLEDIVYSQLRVYIGQFTLTQIVSEERIAIMDKVTKRASEIISEYGIEIIDVRIKRTDLPAENQRAIFGRMQAERERQAKQYRSEGQQESTTIRSTADKEQAVILAQARREASIIRGEGEARAARVFAEALSKAPDFYEFQRSLETYRKSFKTNTRILLSTDDPFLKHME
- the hflK gene encoding FtsH protease activity modulator HflK, with product MNWDWEKLQEKRQRQSGGGQGPGPGWTPSGPGGDPVGESLKKLRNLKFPAGKAIIGVLLFLWLASGIFIVEPAEVGVVLRFGEHVRTVESGPHYHMPFPIESVYKPNVMEIRRVEVGFRSVDRNTAAQQGGVRPVKEESHMLTGDENIVDVQFIVQYQISDPVAYLFNVTQQSWTVKNAAEAAMREIIGYNQIDNALTEGKTEIQNRCRDLLQNILDRYGIGVRVIAVQMQNVHPPREVIDAFKDVASAREDRSRIVNEAEAYRNELLPKARGLAAEVVNQAQAYRETVVRNAEGEAARFTAVLEEYNKAKDVTRKRMYLETMEEILSNPEIEKIIMPDKGLSGIVPYLPLDKTVRTKKGGE